One Pseudomonas fluorescens genomic region harbors:
- a CDS encoding transposase domain-containing protein, whose protein sequence is MFAGSLRSGKRAAAIMGLIQPARINRHYPYAYLKDALTRLPTQRASEIEALVPQQWMPA, encoded by the coding sequence TTGTTTGCCGGGTCGCTGCGCAGCGGCAAGCGGGCGGCGGCGATCATGGGCCTGATCCAGCCAGCGCGCATCAACCGGCATTATCCGTATGCTTATCTCAAGGACGCGCTCACGCGGCTGCCGACGCAGCGGGCCAGTGAGATTGAGGCACTGGTTCCACAGCAATGGATGCCAGCCTGA
- a CDS encoding YetF domain-containing protein yields MVEATSEPQHQASGTNLARRFEKLIDGGPTIVVENGLYLRTGMHEARIEEDDIMQAARLSQCIETVDQIKFAIIERNGQISIITK; encoded by the coding sequence GTGGTCGAAGCGACGTCGGAGCCCCAGCACCAGGCATCTGGCACAAACCTAGCTAGGCGATTTGAAAAACTCATCGACGGCGGCCCCACTATCGTCGTAGAAAACGGTCTGTACCTCCGTACCGGTATGCATGAAGCAAGAATCGAGGAAGATGACATCATGCAAGCTGCTCGCCTCTCTCAATGCATCGAAACTGTGGATCAAATCAAGTTCGCCATCATCGAGCGTAACGGTCAGATTTCGATTATCACGAAGTGA
- a CDS encoding NADP-dependent oxidoreductase, with translation MKAIRIETFGGPEVMVVRDVDIPNPAPNEVLVRNMAAGVNPVDFKIRQGEYPEVKQDKLPLTMGREVAGVVESVGRDVDEFRPGDRVFAMIGADGGYAQYTRVPAAHLAIVPTSLDWRPAAGIPLAAHTAWQALVEHGQLEQGQKVLIHGGTGGVGHFAVQFARVKGAQVYATASTESLPFLEQLGVDRAIDYKKEKFEDICSDFDLVIDLIGGDTQTRSWQVLGDGGRLVSTLTMPDAHHPQAKGKTGTRFTARPDGKELAEIAGLIEASQVIVRIQKVFDLTEAADALDFIANEHVHGKVVLRVA, from the coding sequence ATGAAAGCCATACGAATCGAAACTTTTGGCGGCCCGGAAGTCATGGTCGTAAGAGACGTCGACATCCCCAACCCCGCCCCCAATGAAGTACTGGTAAGAAACATGGCGGCTGGCGTCAATCCCGTCGACTTCAAAATCAGGCAAGGCGAGTATCCCGAGGTCAAGCAAGACAAACTTCCTCTTACGATGGGCCGTGAAGTCGCGGGCGTGGTTGAATCAGTAGGCCGGGATGTGGATGAGTTTCGCCCAGGTGATCGAGTATTTGCAATGATCGGTGCGGACGGCGGATATGCTCAATACACCCGAGTTCCGGCAGCGCACTTGGCAATCGTCCCCACCTCACTGGATTGGCGGCCTGCGGCGGGCATTCCATTGGCAGCCCACACGGCGTGGCAAGCGCTAGTCGAACATGGACAATTGGAACAGGGCCAAAAAGTACTCATCCATGGGGGTACGGGAGGTGTCGGTCACTTCGCTGTGCAGTTCGCTCGGGTGAAAGGCGCGCAAGTGTATGCGACAGCGTCTACAGAAAGCCTGCCGTTTCTTGAACAATTGGGCGTAGACCGAGCAATCGACTACAAGAAAGAAAAATTCGAGGATATTTGCAGTGACTTTGATCTGGTTATCGATCTTATCGGCGGCGACACCCAGACCCGGTCATGGCAAGTGCTGGGCGATGGCGGACGGTTAGTATCTACCCTCACAATGCCTGATGCGCATCATCCCCAAGCCAAGGGAAAAACCGGCACGCGGTTCACGGCCCGTCCTGATGGTAAAGAACTCGCTGAAATAGCCGGGCTGATCGAGGCGAGTCAGGTCATCGTACGGATTCAAAAGGTCTTTGATCTAACCGAAGCCGCCGATGCTCTGGATTTCATAGCCAATGAGCATGTTCACGGCAAAGTCGTGCTCCGGGTCGCATAG
- a CDS encoding alpha/beta hydrolase has protein sequence MVYLLTFAGAAILLLYLSGLMAIYWLQGRLIYPGEGTTRAHPLDFDPRFVWASVVTADGLGLACRYCPPVPDSQLCILLLHGNGEDLRKRSAIAERLADEGYGVLQVEYRGFAGNPGRPSEQGLYSDGRAALKLLESTGRPVVIHGYSLGSGVAVQLATETQCAGLILEAPFTSIVAVAKARLFWLPAERLTRDRYDNLSKIGRVRAPLLIYGGDEDLVIPPAHFGQLHAAANSHSEVILIPGIGHVGVWEGGGERHVLEFLRKVANQS, from the coding sequence ATGGTGTACCTGCTTACCTTTGCAGGCGCCGCGATCCTGCTACTGTACCTTTCGGGCCTCATGGCGATTTATTGGTTGCAAGGACGGCTGATTTATCCGGGGGAAGGAACAACTCGGGCTCACCCGCTCGATTTCGATCCGCGCTTTGTCTGGGCGTCTGTGGTTACTGCCGATGGTCTCGGGCTTGCGTGCAGATATTGTCCTCCGGTACCCGACTCGCAGCTATGCATTTTGCTGCTACATGGCAATGGAGAGGATTTGCGTAAGCGGTCAGCAATCGCGGAACGGCTCGCCGACGAAGGCTACGGGGTTCTGCAGGTTGAGTACCGTGGATTCGCAGGTAACCCTGGTCGGCCGAGTGAGCAAGGCCTTTACTCCGACGGCAGAGCAGCGTTGAAGTTACTGGAAAGCACAGGACGGCCCGTCGTAATTCATGGCTACTCCCTCGGCAGTGGGGTGGCGGTGCAGCTGGCTACTGAAACACAATGCGCTGGCCTTATCTTGGAAGCACCGTTCACCTCCATCGTAGCTGTTGCTAAAGCACGTCTTTTCTGGTTGCCCGCAGAGCGGCTGACCCGCGATCGTTACGATAACCTGTCGAAGATTGGTCGAGTTCGTGCACCGTTACTGATTTACGGCGGAGATGAAGACTTGGTGATTCCACCCGCTCATTTCGGGCAACTTCATGCTGCAGCAAATAGCCATTCCGAAGTCATCCTGATCCCAGGAATAGGACATGTCGGCGTTTGGGAGGGTGGTGGTGAGCGGCACGTACTGGAGTTTCTGCGTAAAGTCGCAAACCAGAGCTAA
- a CDS encoding alpha/beta fold hydrolase encodes MKQSHRKNLTWVLVGAAGLCTVAGYRSYRRLARTPALSEKSLQLGINGQYIQAGPWRMFTRSVGDIGSPVVVLVHGLVISSRYMEPLALALAGNGYRVLAPDMPGYGESVVGSPRSSLSIESLSDALFMWLTAMNVGKASFIGNSFGCQVLTMLAVRHPAVVDRLVLQGLTVNPDARNLFTQISRAVLNGRRERQRSSADIGRVDYAKAGPWRALTSMYRLIRDRVETRLPSIQSPCLILQGTRDPVVPTPWAQRACDLLPNGQFRLLEGATHTMNYVYPFSFAQAVADFLGEENHSGRIDK; translated from the coding sequence ATGAAGCAATCTCACCGTAAAAATCTAACTTGGGTTTTGGTCGGCGCCGCAGGCCTATGTACAGTTGCCGGTTATCGAAGTTATCGCCGCTTGGCTCGTACGCCGGCGCTGAGTGAAAAAAGCCTGCAGCTCGGCATAAACGGCCAGTACATACAGGCTGGGCCTTGGCGTATGTTTACCCGCAGCGTTGGCGATATAGGTTCGCCAGTCGTGGTATTGGTACACGGTTTGGTCATTTCCAGTCGTTATATGGAGCCTTTGGCGTTGGCATTGGCGGGAAATGGTTATCGTGTGCTGGCCCCCGATATGCCCGGGTATGGCGAGAGCGTCGTCGGATCACCTCGCAGCTCCCTGAGTATCGAAAGCCTCAGTGACGCACTGTTTATGTGGCTGACCGCGATGAATGTTGGCAAGGCTTCCTTTATCGGTAATTCCTTCGGCTGCCAAGTGTTGACTATGCTCGCGGTGCGCCATCCTGCAGTCGTTGATCGTCTTGTATTGCAGGGGCTAACTGTCAATCCGGATGCGCGAAATCTCTTCACTCAGATAAGCCGCGCCGTTCTCAACGGCCGTCGCGAGCGCCAGAGATCGAGTGCAGACATCGGCCGTGTCGATTATGCCAAAGCCGGCCCTTGGCGCGCTTTGACCAGCATGTACAGACTGATTCGAGACAGAGTCGAAACCCGTCTGCCCTCAATCCAGTCACCGTGTCTGATCCTGCAAGGCACTCGCGATCCGGTAGTTCCAACTCCGTGGGCGCAACGAGCATGCGATTTGTTGCCAAACGGCCAATTTCGGCTGCTTGAGGGCGCCACTCACACCATGAACTACGTGTACCCCTTCAGTTTCGCCCAAGCAGTGGCAGACTTTTTGGGCGAAGAAAATCATTCCGGGAGAATCGATAAATGA
- a CDS encoding termination factor Rho, whose translation MVRGSKDKYSDEQKRKAEHIEESYEHKGTSKDEAEARAWATVNKQSGGGEKAGGSGRKTSHSTKEQAKSDSGKRAAQTRSGHERNSEASLETQSKESLMSEARTGDIPGRSKMNKAELVEALKAK comes from the coding sequence ATGGTACGTGGAAGCAAAGACAAATACTCCGATGAGCAAAAGCGCAAAGCTGAGCACATTGAGGAGAGCTACGAGCACAAGGGCACGTCAAAAGATGAGGCGGAAGCTCGGGCGTGGGCAACGGTGAATAAGCAGTCAGGAGGGGGTGAAAAGGCTGGCGGCTCGGGTAGAAAAACGTCGCACTCGACGAAGGAACAGGCCAAATCTGACTCGGGCAAAAGAGCTGCGCAAACACGCAGTGGCCATGAGCGTAACTCCGAAGCTTCTCTTGAAACGCAGAGCAAGGAAAGCCTCATGAGTGAGGCCCGTACTGGCGATATTCCTGGACGTTCGAAAATGAACAAAGCTGAGTTGGTAGAAGCGCTTAAAGCTAAGTGA
- a CDS encoding SDR family oxidoreductase yields MIDPATGMKSGERYSVELLGDTHPFTGFFLDGQYYLTPDLPPAVGWLEGQKFIYDDRDPAGTPIFPDRIAGTISHLSLTLVSGESLQLATVKTDSPDPSKPNVASTGPKKHQTGPLRGKLVVITGASSGIGRATAKAFACKGARLVLAARDEEALFEVLDECTDCGTDAVAVATDVTSSEEMIELATRAAAFGNGRIDIWINNAGIGAVGTFEDTPLEAHERVLQTDLMGYLRGAYVAMPYFKAQKSGTLINTMSIGSWVAQPYAVAYSASKFGLRGLTEALRGELTEFTDIHVCDIYPAVMDTPGFRDGGNYTGHALKPPPPVYNPELVAQAMVACAIKPRATTTVGAAAYVARLAPFLVPGLTSISGWLTRKGINRSPTSATSSGNLFSPPSGVRSVEGGWRKAQHTSPALLAVTAAVLGGGVAFVIFRKKRRQT; encoded by the coding sequence ATGATTGATCCAGCTACAGGTATGAAAAGCGGAGAGCGATACTCGGTAGAGCTATTAGGTGATACGCACCCATTCACTGGATTTTTCTTGGATGGACAGTATTACCTCACGCCGGATTTACCGCCCGCAGTCGGCTGGCTCGAGGGTCAAAAATTTATCTACGACGATCGGGATCCGGCAGGGACGCCGATTTTCCCAGACCGTATCGCTGGGACGATTTCACACCTTTCTTTGACACTTGTCAGTGGTGAGTCCTTGCAGCTGGCCACGGTAAAAACCGACTCACCCGACCCGTCGAAACCCAACGTTGCTTCGACCGGGCCGAAAAAACATCAAACGGGGCCGTTGCGGGGAAAGCTGGTTGTCATAACTGGCGCTTCGAGTGGCATTGGTCGAGCCACAGCGAAGGCTTTTGCCTGCAAAGGTGCGCGACTTGTCCTAGCCGCCCGTGACGAAGAAGCCCTCTTTGAAGTTTTGGATGAATGCACGGACTGTGGTACTGACGCTGTGGCGGTGGCCACGGACGTGACCAGTAGTGAGGAGATGATAGAGCTTGCGACGCGCGCCGCAGCGTTCGGGAATGGGCGGATTGACATTTGGATTAACAATGCAGGCATTGGTGCGGTGGGTACCTTCGAGGACACGCCCCTCGAAGCTCATGAGCGAGTATTGCAAACGGATTTGATGGGTTATCTACGCGGCGCCTATGTTGCGATGCCCTACTTCAAGGCTCAGAAAAGCGGGACACTCATCAACACAATGTCTATAGGCAGCTGGGTGGCGCAGCCCTACGCCGTCGCATATTCGGCAAGTAAATTCGGTCTGCGGGGTCTAACTGAGGCTCTTCGCGGAGAGCTTACTGAGTTTACTGACATCCACGTATGCGATATCTATCCGGCCGTGATGGATACACCAGGCTTCCGCGATGGGGGTAACTACACTGGACACGCGTTGAAGCCGCCCCCACCAGTATATAACCCTGAACTGGTTGCCCAGGCGATGGTTGCATGCGCGATAAAGCCGCGAGCTACCACGACGGTTGGAGCCGCTGCGTACGTTGCTCGTTTGGCACCGTTCCTCGTACCTGGACTTACCTCTATCTCCGGATGGCTTACGCGAAAGGGGATAAACCGGAGTCCGACTTCAGCTACATCCTCTGGCAACCTCTTCTCGCCACCGAGCGGCGTACGGAGTGTCGAAGGTGGCTGGCGCAAAGCTCAGCACACCAGTCCAGCATTACTAGCTGTCACTGCGGCGGTGCTGGGTGGCGGGGTGGCGTTCGTAATATTTCGTAAGAAGCGCAGGCAGACATAG